In a single window of the Elaeis guineensis isolate ETL-2024a chromosome 6, EG11, whole genome shotgun sequence genome:
- the LOC105036000 gene encoding cation/H(+) antiporter 15-like, whose product MVKIERGNAAVEQLILFCTVEPWILQPAEKDWVATKCMAGRRASTASSSSKAASAFPSSPSSRPVSPVLEKMEDDNEIDKVIYQGTYNTVNRTYGGEICDTRYTIKIASDGLFLDDPSLNYPFPVLLLQLLLIAFTSRLVYALLRPLKQPRVVCDIIGGILLGPCFLTQNLPFRARLFPYKSFAQLRTLASFGLMFKLFVMNVKLDPSIILRPGKKALSIGLVSILVPFGVQVGLSNLLSANHWIDDRFATENFLTFIAICLSTTTYPVLADLLDELGLLNTELGRLAMSSSSVNSAVGWLFLVLYTAIKLSGRQSITAVHSLASCCGLVLFAVFVFRPCMRWIVRRTPRGGRVGGGAIMVIMATVLVSGLVSDIIGATFIFGPIILGLAVPDGPPLGAQLVEKLEMIVTEMLMPLLFLSGGLITDYSRLKDKDGNSVASSTMWMFVVTIVGFVFKLVSTLVPAMYFDISRHNALLLGLIMNFRGMIEMAILLNFRSFKIIEIGSYTVLILFIVLMTGIAVPLVKRYYDPLSVDYVVGRCSIEQLKLHAELRIVACMHDEEAVPAIISLLEASSVEGANPVCVYALHLVEQLGSANTNLIAHKNNNEYVDPSKLGHLLNALVHYEQFKKGQVAVHPFTAIAPYKTMHQDICSLALQKSAAIIVLPFIINKDSAADADRAIRSIVPSVLSQAPCSVGILISKNAGGSVLPTPGHFHQHMGVLFWGGPDDREALAYASRLLYHRGVQLSVIRFVLANDHKDNEAIEKLKSENMNNEHLRLQEVVARDMEQTISAIRSIDSQFDLVIVGRQQSSSSLLEQGLAEWSEFPELGVVGDMLASSDFHSFASVLVVQRHEYGSKRK is encoded by the exons ATGGTAAAAATTGAAAGAGGGAATGCTGCTGTAGAGCAATTAATTCTGTTTTGCACGGTGGAACCATGGATCTTGCAACCAGCTGAAAAGGACTGGGTTGCCACCAAATGCATGGCTGGCCGGCGTGCCTCCACC GCATCCTCCTCTTCGAAGGCGGCCTCCGCCTTTCCCTCTTCGCCGAGTTCGAGGCCGGTCAGCCCCGTCTTGGAGAAGATGGAAGATGACAATGAAATTGACAAGGTTATTTACCAAGGCACCTACAACACCGTGAACCGGACATACGGTGGGGAAATCTGCGACACGAGGTACACTATCAAAATCGCCTCGGACGGCTTGTTCCTCGACGACCCGTCCCTCAACTATCCCTTTCCCGTCCTCCTCCTCCAGCTCCTGCTCATCGCCTTCACCTCCCGCCTTGTCTACGCCCTCCTCCGGCCCCTCAAGCAGCCCCGCGTAGTGTGCGACATCATC GGCGGCATACTCCTAGGGCCTTGTTTTCTTACCCAGAATTTGCCGTTCAGGGCCCGGCTGTTCCCCTACAAGTCGTTCGCCCAGCTCCGCACCCTGGCTTCCTTCGGGCTCATGTTCAAGCTCTTTGTCATGAACGTGAAGCTGGACCCGTCCATCATCCTGCGGCCTGGGAAGAAGGCCCTCTCCATCGGCCTTGTCAGCATTCTCGTGCCCTTCGGCGTCCAGGTCGGCCTTTCCAACCTGCTGAGTGCAAACCACTGGATCGACGACAGGTTCGCCACCGAAAACTTCCTCACCTTCATCGCCATCTGCCTTAGCACCACCACCTACCCCGTCCTTGCCGACCTCCTGGACGAGCTTGGCCTCCTCAACACCGAACTCGGCCGCCTCGCCATGTCGTCGTCCTCCGTCAATAGCGCTGTGGGTTGGCTTTTCTTGGTCCTCTATACCGCCATCAAGCTGTCCGGCAGGCAGTCGATTACTGCGGTCCATTCGCTGGCGTCGTGTTGCGGCCTCGTGCTGTTCGCCGTGTTCGTGTTCCGGCCCTGCATGCGGTGGATCGTCCGGCGGACCCCGCGGGGCGGGCGGGTCGGAGGCGGGGCCATCATGGTCATAATGGCGACAGTCTTGGTGTCGGGCTTGGTCAGCGACATCATCGGGGCCACGTTCATCTTCGGCCCCATCATTCTGGGTCTCGCTGTGCCGGACGGCCCCCCCCTCGGGGCTCAGCTGGTGGAGAAGCTGGAGATGATCGTGACGGAGATGTTGATGCCCCTGCTCTTCCTGTCGGGAGGTCTGATCACGGACTACTCGAGACTCAAGGACAAGGACGGCAACAGCGTTGCGAGCTCGACCATGTGGATGTTCGTTGTCACTATCGTCGGGTTCGTCTTCAAGCTTGTGTCGACGCTGGTGCCCGCCATGTACTTCGACATATCACGACACAACGCCTTGCTGCTGGGCCTCATCATGAACTTCAGAGGAATGATAGAGATGGCTATTTTACTCAACTTCAGGTCTTTCAAG ATCATTGAAATCGGTAGCTACACGGTTCTGATATTATTCATTGTGTTGATGACGGGGATCGCCGTCCCACTGGTGAAACGTTACTACGATCCCCTGAGCGTGGACTACGTGGTGGGGCGGTGCAGCATCGAGCAGCTGAAGCTCCACGCGGAGCTGCGCATCGTGGCGTGCATGCACGACGAGGAGGCGGTGCCGGCCATCATCAGTCTTCTGGAGGCGTCGAGTGTGGAGGGGGCCAACCCGGTGTGCGTGTACGCACTGCACCTGGTGGAGCAGCTGGGCAGCGCCAACACCAACCTCATTGCCCACAAGAACAACAACGAGTACGTCGACCCCAGCAAGTTGGGCCACCTCCTCAACGCCTTGGTTCACTACGAGCAGTTCAAGAAGGGGCAAGTAGCCGTGCATCCCTTCACCGCCATCGCCCCCTATAAGACCATGCACCAGGACATCTGCTCCCTCGCCTTGCAGAAGAGCGCCGCCATTATCGTCCTGCCCTTTATCATCAACAAGGACTCCGCCGCGGATGCCGACCGGGCCATCCGATCCATCGTCCCCAGCGTCTTGTCCCAG GCTCCTTGCTCCGTGGGAATTCTCATCAGCAAGAACGCGGGCGGCTCGGTGCTGCCGACCCCCGGCCATTTCCATCAGCACATGGGGGTGCTCTTCTGGGGCGGCCCCGACGACCGGGAGGCGCTCGCGTATGCCTCCCGCTTGCTCTATCACAGGGGCGTCCAACTCAGCGTCATCCGCTTCGTGCTGGCGAACGACCATAAGGACAACGAAGCCATCGAGAAGCTCAAGTCCGAGAACATGAACAACGAGCACCTGAGGCTCCAGGAGGTGGTGGCCAGGGACATGGAGCAGACCATCTCGGCCATCAGGTCCATTGATAGCCAATTCGACCTCGTCATCGTGGGGCGGCAGCAGAGCTCGTCCTCGCTCCTGGAACAAGGGCTGGCGGAATGGAGCGAATTCCCTGAGCTGGGGGTAGTGGGAGATATGCTCGCATCCTCGGATTTCCATAGCTTTGCCTCCGTCCTTGTCGTGCAAAGGCACGAATATGGTTCAAAACGAAAGTAG